A genomic region of Oncorhynchus mykiss isolate Arlee chromosome 2, USDA_OmykA_1.1, whole genome shotgun sequence contains the following coding sequences:
- the LOC100135907 gene encoding vitelline envelope protein gamma isoform X1 has product MAMKWSVVCLVAVAMLGCLCVAQNWPPFSKPVQQPFRPNRQPPQQPQQPQQPPYQKPRIPPKDQTQAKQKFETPLDWTYPLDPKPEPKIIGSSEARTPVAANSVRAECRENMVHVEAKHDLLGIGQLIQLEDLTLGDCPMTGFDNINQVLIFESPLQSCGSQLRMTTNSLIYIFTLYYKPKPLANTPLIRTNDAMINIECHYPRKHNVSSLALIPTWTPFSAAKYAEELLYFSMRLMTADWQYERAGNMYVLGDMVNIEASVMQYFHVPLRIFVDSCVATLEPNINANPRYAFIENHGCLIDAKMTGSHSQFMPRSADYKLYFQVEAFRFQSQKGSDPINPQKTKIPFQAASDYPATLDMIFITCHLKATTIAFPIDFEYKACSYINTWREAGGNDGVCGCCDSTCSNRKGRDTTKHQKPANIWEGDVQLGPIFISEKVAQ; this is encoded by the exons ATGGCGATGAAGTGGAGTGTAGTTTGTCTCGTGGCAGTGGCCATGCttggctgtctgtgtgttgctCAGAATTGGCCACCCTTCAGTAAACCAGTGCAGCAACCCTTCAGACCCAATCGTCAGCCACCTCAGCAGCCTCAGCAGCCTCAGCAACCACCGTATCAGAAACCCAGGATCCCACCAAAAGACCAAACCCAGGCCAAGCAGAAGTTCGAGACACCATTGGATTGGACCTATCCTCTGGACCCAAAGCCAGAGCCCAAGATTATTGGGAGCTCAGAGGCGAGAACCCCTGTGGCTGCCAATTCAGTGAGGGCTGAGTGCAGGGAGAACATGGTCCACGTGGAAGCGAAGCATGACCTGCTGGGGATCGGCCAGTTGATCCAGCTAGAAGACCTCACTTTGGGAGACTGCCCTATGACTGGATTTGACAATATCAACCAGGTGCTCATCTTTGAGTCTCCGCTGCAGTCATGTGGCAGCCAGCTAAGG ATGACTACCAACTCCCTCATCTACATCTTCACTCTATATTACAAACCCAAACCTCTGGCAAACACCCCCCTCATCAGGACAAATGACGCGATGATCAATATTGAGTGCCACTATCCAAG gaaACACAATGTGAGCAGCCTGGCCCTGATCCCAACCTGGACCCCTTTCTCCGCTGCTAAGTATGCAGAGGAACTCCTGTACTTCTCCATGAGGCTCATGACTG CTGACTGGCAGTATGAGAGGGCCGGTAACATGTACGTGTTGGGTGATATGGTGAACATCGAGGCCTCTGTCATGCAGTACTTCCACGTCCCCCTGCGTATCTTTGTGGACAGCTGTGTGGCCACCCTGGAACCCAACATAAACGCCAATCCCAGATACGCCTTCATTGAGAATCATGG GTGTCTGATCGACGCCAAAATGACAGGTTCCCACTCCCAGTTCATGCCTCGTTCCGCAGACTACAAGCTGTATTTCCAGGTGGAGGCTTTCAGGTTCCAGAGCCAGAAGGGGAGTGACCCAATTAATCCGCAGAAAACAAAGATACCTTTTCAGGCTGCTTCAGATTATCCCGCTACGCTCGACATG ATCTTCATTACCTGTCACCTGAAGGCAACCACAATCGCTTTCCCCATTGATTTTGAGTACAAGGCCTGCTCCTACATTAATAC GTGGAGGGAGGCTGGTGGGAATGATGGAGTGTGTGGCTGCTGTGACTCCACCTGTAGCAACAGGAAGGGACGCGATACCACTAAGCATCAAAAACCAGCAA ATATATGGGAGGGAGATGTTCAGCTTGGTCCCATCTTTATCTCGGAAAAGGTTGCGCAATAA
- the LOC100135907 gene encoding vitelline envelope protein gamma precursor (The RefSeq protein has 3 substitutions compared to this genomic sequence) — MAMKWSVVCLVAVAMLGCLCVAQNWPPFSKPVQQPFRPNRQPPQQPQQPQQPPYQKPRIPPKDQTQAKQKFETPLDWTYPLDPKPEPKIIGSSEARTPVAANSVRAECRENMVHVEAKHDLLGIGQLIQLEDLTLGDCPMTGFDNINQVLIFESPLQSCGSQLRMTTNSLIYIFTLYYKPKPLANTPLIRTNDAMINIECHYPRKHNVSSLALIPTWTPFSAAKYAEELLYFSMRLMTADWQYERAGNMYVLGDMVNIEASVMQYFHVPLRIFVDSCVATLEPNINANPRYAFIENHGCLIDAKMTGSHSQFMPRSADYKLYFQVEAFRFQIQKGSDPINPQKTKIPFQAASDYPATLDMIFITCHLKATTIAFPIDFEYKACSYINTWREAGGNDGVCGCCDSTCSNRKGRDTTKHQKLVNIWEGDVQLGPIFISEKVAQ, encoded by the exons ATGGCGATGAAGTGGAGTGTAGTTTGTCTCGTGGCAGTGGCCATGCttggctgtctgtgtgttgctCAGAATTGGCCACCCTTCAGTAAACCAGTGCAGCAACCCTTCAGACCCAATCGTCAGCCACCTCAGCAGCCTCAGCAGCCTCAGCAACCACCGTATCAGAAACCCAGGATCCCACCAAAAGACCAAACCCAGGCCAAGCAGAAGTTCGAGACACCATTGGATTGGACCTATCCTCTGGACCCAAAGCCAGAGCCCAAGATTATTGGGAGCTCAGAGGCGAGAACCCCTGTGGCTGCCAATTCAGTGAGGGCTGAGTGCAGGGAGAACATGGTCCACGTGGAAGCGAAGCATGACCTGCTGGGGATCGGCCAGTTGATCCAGCTAGAAGACCTCACTTTGGGAGACTGCCCTATGACTGGATTTGACAATATCAACCAGGTGCTCATCTTTGAGTCTCCGCTGCAGTCATGTGGCAGCCAGCTAAGG ATGACTACCAACTCCCTCATCTACATCTTCACTCTATATTACAAACCCAAACCTCTGGCAAACACCCCCCTCATCAGGACAAATGACGCGATGATCAATATTGAGTGCCACTATCCAAG gaaACACAATGTGAGCAGCCTGGCCCTGATCCCAACCTGGACCCCTTTCTCCGCTGCTAAGTATGCAGAGGAACTCCTGTACTTCTCCATGAGGCTCATGACTG CTGACTGGCAGTATGAGAGGGCCGGTAACATGTACGTGTTGGGTGATATGGTGAACATCGAGGCCTCTGTCATGCAGTACTTCCACGTCCCCCTGCGTATCTTTGTGGACAGCTGTGTGGCCACCCTGGAACCCAACATAAACGCCAATCCCAGATACGCCTTCATTGAGAATCATGG GTGTCTGATCGACGCCAAAATGACAGGTTCCCACTCCCAGTTCATGCCTCGTTCCGCAGACTACAAGCTGTATTTCCAGGTGGAGGCTTTCAGGTTCCAGAGCCAGAAGGGGAGTGACCCAATTAATCCGCAGAAAACAAAGATACCTTTTCAGGCTGCTTCAGATTATCCCGCTACGCTCGACATG ATCTTCATTACCTGTCACCTGAAGGCAACCACAATCGCTTTCCCCATTGATTTTGAGTACAAGGCCTGCTCCTACATTAATAC GTGGAGGGAGGCTGGTGGGAATGATGGAGTGTGTGGCTGCTGTGACTCCACCTGTAGCAACAGGAAGGGACGCGATACCACTAAGCATCAAAAACCAGCAA ATATATGGGAGGGAGATGTTCAGCTTGGTCCCATCTTTATCTCGGAAAAGGTTGCGCAATAA